A genome region from Tolypothrix sp. PCC 7712 includes the following:
- the rppA gene encoding two-component system response regulator RppA has translation MRILLVEDEVDLGQAIKQVLISERYIVDWVPDGSQAWLCLENQWTDYTVAIVDWLLPGMSGLELCQKLRLHKNPLPVLMLTALGQAENRVAGLDAGADDYLVKPFVMEELLARLRALQRRSPQLQPPTLTVAGFTLDVANNLLQVNLDQSAPLSIPLTTKEFQLLMYLMQNPNRIIPGSKLRQQLWDMDEEPISNVVAAQMRLLRRKLATHDCPCPIETVPGAGYRFNSQLNSQP, from the coding sequence ATGCGAATTTTACTAGTGGAAGATGAAGTGGATTTGGGACAGGCAATCAAACAAGTCTTAATTAGTGAGAGATATATCGTGGATTGGGTACCAGATGGCTCTCAGGCTTGGCTGTGCCTGGAAAACCAATGGACAGATTACACCGTCGCTATCGTCGATTGGCTGCTTCCGGGAATGTCGGGGTTGGAGTTATGCCAAAAGCTCAGATTGCACAAAAATCCTTTACCAGTACTGATGCTGACTGCGTTGGGGCAGGCAGAAAACCGTGTGGCAGGGCTAGATGCGGGAGCCGATGACTATTTAGTCAAACCGTTTGTCATGGAAGAATTGCTAGCGCGGTTGCGGGCGCTACAGAGGCGATCACCTCAATTACAACCCCCTACCTTGACTGTCGCAGGCTTTACTCTGGATGTAGCAAACAATCTGCTACAAGTAAATTTAGACCAATCCGCCCCTCTCTCCATTCCCTTAACCACCAAAGAATTCCAGCTGCTGATGTATTTGATGCAGAACCCCAATCGCATCATTCCCGGAAGTAAATTGCGTCAACAACTTTGGGACATGGACGAGGAGCCAATTAGCAATGTGGTTGCAGCTCAAATGCGTCTACTACGTCGGAAGTTAGCAACTCATGACTGCCCCTGCCCGATTGAAACCGTTCCTGGCGCAGGCTATCGTTTTAACTCCCAACTTAATTCTCAGCCATGA
- the rppB gene encoding two-component system sensor histidine kinase RppB: MNSYSLFRRSRLRLALWYAAVMALILSVSGFGMYRAMVEANWAAMEREIESIAGTLHDSVEPLLPAAAEPTAVLQQIFPDLCLSGQPCKATPALIQRHTIGISDRTTYYIRLFNQKGKFLAFSPNQPSSLPQTLNRATWQTFHTPNGIRYLQFTTILHGANDRSSWGYLQLGRNLEPLYAENRRIQWIMAIGLPITLIFVAISSWWLSGLAMQPIYQSYQQQQQFTANAAHELRSPLASLLATVEAVLRIPQSNQQDMQIMLQTVERQGRRLSHLIADLLLLTSLEQNSSPKPFQPCCLNDLVTDLTEEFLELATACDIHLTCQIPSSEVYTLGNESQLYRLVSNLIANAIHYTPSGGYVTVSLVKNERTAVIAVKDTGIGIEPTQQKRIFERFYRVDSDRSRKTGGTGLGLAIAVAIAQKHQAHLTVESQVGKGSIFTLELTISS, translated from the coding sequence ATGAATAGCTACTCACTGTTTCGGCGCAGTCGTCTACGGTTAGCCCTCTGGTATGCCGCAGTCATGGCCTTGATTTTAAGTGTTTCTGGCTTTGGGATGTATCGCGCAATGGTGGAAGCAAACTGGGCAGCAATGGAGCGCGAAATTGAGTCAATCGCAGGCACCCTCCACGATAGTGTAGAACCACTGCTGCCTGCTGCGGCAGAACCAACTGCTGTGCTGCAACAAATTTTTCCAGATTTATGTTTGAGTGGACAACCCTGCAAAGCTACCCCTGCCCTAATTCAACGGCATACTATTGGCATCAGCGATCGCACGACGTACTATATTCGGCTATTTAATCAAAAAGGTAAATTTCTGGCTTTTTCACCCAACCAACCATCATCTCTGCCTCAAACTCTCAATCGTGCTACATGGCAAACTTTTCACACGCCTAATGGCATTCGTTATCTCCAATTCACAACGATATTGCATGGTGCTAATGACCGTTCATCCTGGGGCTATTTGCAACTTGGACGGAATTTAGAGCCTTTGTACGCCGAAAATAGGCGAATTCAATGGATTATGGCAATTGGATTGCCTATTACCCTGATTTTTGTAGCTATATCTAGTTGGTGGCTTTCTGGATTAGCAATGCAACCGATTTACCAGTCCTATCAGCAACAGCAACAGTTTACCGCTAATGCTGCCCACGAACTGCGATCGCCTCTTGCTAGTCTGTTAGCAACTGTGGAAGCTGTCCTCCGCATCCCACAATCAAATCAGCAAGATATGCAAATCATGCTCCAGACTGTTGAGCGCCAGGGGCGACGGTTGAGCCATTTGATAGCAGATTTACTTTTGTTGACTAGTCTAGAGCAGAACTCATCACCAAAACCCTTTCAGCCCTGTTGCTTAAATGATTTAGTGACAGATTTGACTGAGGAATTTTTAGAGCTGGCTACTGCTTGTGATATTCACTTAACTTGCCAAATTCCCAGTAGCGAAGTTTACACTTTAGGTAACGAATCACAACTTTACCGCTTAGTGTCAAACTTGATTGCCAATGCCATCCACTACACGCCCAGTGGCGGCTATGTGACTGTCAGCTTAGTAAAGAACGAGCGCACTGCGGTGATTGCGGTGAAAGATACAGGAATTGGGATTGAGCCTACTCAACAAAAGCGAATTTTTGAGCGCTTTTACCGTGTAGATAGCGATCGCTCTCGTAAAACTGGCGGTACAGGGTTGGGGCTAGCGATTGCTGTGGCGATCGCCCAAAAACATCAAGCGCATCTAACAGTTGAAAGTCAGGTGGGAAAAGGCAGCATTTTTACCCTAGAACTCACAATATCTAGTTGA
- a CDS encoding ABC transporter permease, whose amino-acid sequence MKRQQDLNSQLSEVIYTPESRLRHPIQLGKQMWRDLLASRELAWRLLFRDISAQYRQSFFGIAWAFLPPIIMAAGFTLAHDANVINIGATDLPYPAYVIFSTALWQTFVEALNGPVQAVSVAKPMLARVNFPREALILAKIGEVFFNFAIKLILIVALFIWFKISVTWTVILAPVALINLVLLGIFIGLLLAPLGILYQDVSRGLTLITGFWLFLTPVVYPVPKQGIFGFLVQLNPVTPLLVTARELATTGVISNFSAFLIVSAITLIGLIVTWIVFRLAMPFVVERVSS is encoded by the coding sequence GTGAAGCGACAGCAGGATTTAAATTCACAGCTATCTGAAGTTATTTATACACCTGAGAGCCGCCTGAGACATCCCATTCAATTAGGTAAACAAATGTGGCGCGACTTGTTAGCTTCGCGGGAACTGGCTTGGCGGCTACTATTCCGGGATATTAGCGCTCAGTATCGTCAATCGTTTTTCGGTATAGCTTGGGCTTTTTTGCCACCAATAATTATGGCAGCAGGATTTACCTTAGCTCACGATGCTAATGTAATTAACATTGGCGCTACAGATTTACCCTATCCAGCCTATGTGATATTCAGCACTGCATTATGGCAAACATTTGTCGAAGCTTTAAATGGCCCAGTGCAAGCTGTAAGTGTAGCCAAACCAATGTTAGCCAGAGTCAATTTTCCCCGAGAAGCATTGATTTTGGCAAAAATTGGCGAAGTATTTTTTAACTTTGCTATCAAGTTAATTTTAATTGTGGCGTTGTTTATCTGGTTTAAAATTTCTGTAACTTGGACAGTAATTCTCGCACCTGTGGCGTTAATTAATTTAGTTTTACTCGGAATATTTATTGGGCTTTTATTAGCTCCTTTGGGGATATTATATCAAGATGTATCCAGAGGTTTAACTTTAATTACAGGCTTTTGGTTATTTTTAACTCCCGTAGTTTATCCTGTACCAAAACAAGGAATCTTCGGTTTTTTAGTTCAGCTTAATCCTGTGACTCCGCTATTAGTCACAGCCAGAGAATTAGCGACAACAGGTGTGATATCTAATTTTTCTGCATTTTTGATTGTTAGTGCCATTACTTTAATAGGATTAATCGTAACTTGGATTGTATTCCGGTTAGCTATGCCATTTGTCGTAGAAAGAGTCAGTTCGTAA
- a CDS encoding S-layer homology domain-containing protein — protein sequence MVNSSLVTTIYVNSVQGNDANAGSRLSPFKSLTRALKASTQSTIIQLGSGTYSAASGEVFPLIIPAGVIVVGNEASKGAGIVIIGNGTYQSPSFGAQNVTLLLLNDASLRGVTVTNNTPKGTGVWIESTAPTVANNTFINCAREGIFTTGTAKPAILDNVFLQNAASGLTMARNSKGEVLRNVLQKNSIGIAISDAAAPLVANNKLTENQTAIALSRDAKPVLRQNVITNNSQGGLLVNGNAFPDLGSNQDSAGNVFRDNQVFDLQNVTSGQLISVGNQLNPSKVKGAVDFLSSSIETPSQVSLGTSFYDLGGHWAAAYVEALVGKGLISGFPDGSFKPNSPITRAQYAAIIAKTFPPPSSSKASNFTDVKPDFWAASAISRAANMGFISGFPDGTFRPGQNLTKIQAIVSIVNGLKWSGGNPNVLTVYGDRAQIPSYATNAVAVATQKLLVVNYPKTEQLEPLRDITRAEVAAIIYQALVAIGQEKAIASPYIVNPDVDIPSFSDLKGHWAEAFIRGLVSMGLTTGFADGTYQPDKPMTRAQYAALVAAAFNPTAKRAAIDFTDVPKNFWAAKAIEIAASGGFVSGFSDRTFRPDQNVQRLQVIVSLVNGLALPAADSNTLVTYKDRDTIPEYARKAVATATQQQIVANYPDPKLLVPVREATRAEVAAMVYQALAAIQRTTAINSPYIVSHTIN from the coding sequence ATGGTGAACTCTAGCCTCGTGACCACAATCTATGTCAATTCCGTACAGGGGAATGATGCTAACGCTGGTTCACGGTTGAGTCCCTTTAAAAGCCTCACCCGTGCCTTAAAAGCCTCTACACAATCTACTATTATTCAACTGGGTTCTGGGACATACAGCGCCGCTAGCGGTGAGGTGTTTCCCCTGATTATCCCTGCGGGGGTGATTGTGGTGGGTAACGAAGCCAGTAAAGGCGCTGGCATTGTGATTATTGGGAATGGTACTTATCAGAGTCCGAGTTTTGGGGCGCAAAACGTGACGCTGCTACTGCTAAATGATGCCAGCCTTCGGGGTGTAACTGTGACAAATAACACGCCTAAAGGGACTGGTGTCTGGATTGAGTCAACTGCTCCCACTGTTGCTAATAATACTTTTATTAATTGTGCAAGGGAAGGCATATTTACCACAGGCACAGCGAAACCCGCAATTTTAGATAATGTATTTTTGCAAAATGCTGCCAGTGGGTTGACAATGGCACGTAATAGCAAGGGCGAAGTTTTGCGGAATGTTTTGCAAAAGAATTCTATCGGCATAGCAATTAGTGATGCGGCTGCGCCTTTAGTGGCAAATAATAAATTAACAGAAAATCAGACTGCGATCGCACTTTCTCGCGATGCTAAACCGGTGTTACGTCAAAATGTAATTACCAATAATTCCCAAGGCGGTTTGTTGGTGAATGGCAATGCATTTCCCGATTTAGGGAGTAATCAAGACTCTGCTGGTAATGTTTTTCGTGATAATCAAGTATTCGATTTACAAAATGTCACATCTGGGCAACTAATTTCTGTTGGTAATCAATTAAATCCCAGCAAAGTTAAAGGTGCAGTTGATTTTCTCTCTTCATCGATAGAAACTCCTTCCCAAGTATCACTAGGCACTAGCTTTTATGATCTAGGTGGGCATTGGGCAGCCGCTTATGTAGAAGCTTTAGTAGGTAAAGGCCTGATTAGTGGCTTCCCCGACGGTTCATTTAAACCCAATTCACCGATCACTCGTGCCCAGTATGCTGCTATAATTGCCAAGACTTTTCCACCACCCAGCAGTAGTAAAGCCAGTAATTTTACGGATGTCAAACCAGATTTTTGGGCAGCATCAGCCATTTCGCGGGCGGCGAATATGGGTTTTATTAGTGGATTTCCTGATGGGACTTTTCGACCAGGACAAAACTTAACAAAAATTCAGGCAATTGTATCTATCGTGAATGGATTGAAATGGAGTGGGGGGAACCCAAATGTGTTGACTGTATATGGCGATCGCGCTCAAATTCCTAGCTATGCTACTAATGCGGTGGCAGTGGCTACCCAAAAGTTATTGGTAGTCAACTATCCAAAAACGGAACAGCTAGAACCATTGCGGGATATTACCCGCGCGGAGGTAGCTGCAATTATTTATCAGGCATTAGTTGCTATTGGGCAAGAAAAAGCGATCGCCTCACCTTACATTGTCAACCCTGATGTTGATATCCCTTCCTTCAGCGATTTGAAAGGACACTGGGCAGAAGCTTTTATTCGCGGCTTAGTCAGCATGGGCTTAACCACAGGTTTTGCCGATGGTACCTATCAGCCAGATAAACCCATGACTCGCGCCCAGTATGCAGCTTTAGTGGCAGCTGCCTTTAACCCAACTGCTAAACGCGCAGCCATCGATTTTACTGACGTACCCAAGAATTTTTGGGCTGCTAAAGCCATAGAAATTGCCGCTAGCGGTGGTTTTGTGAGTGGATTTAGCGATCGCACTTTCCGCCCCGATCAAAATGTCCAAAGGCTACAGGTAATTGTCTCTTTAGTAAATGGACTAGCCCTACCAGCAGCTGATAGCAATACCTTAGTTACTTATAAAGATCGGGATACTATCCCTGAATATGCCCGGAAGGCTGTAGCAACAGCTACTCAACAGCAGATAGTAGCTAATTACCCAGATCCTAAGCTGCTTGTGCCAGTTCGTGAAGCGACACGTGCAGAAGTAGCAGCGATGGTTTATCAAGCTTTAGCTGCAATTCAACGCACAACAGCAATTAATTCCCCCTATATTGTTTCCCATACCATTAACTGA
- a CDS encoding GNAT family N-acetyltransferase, with product MHYQIVDHLTENQILELADLYKNEFWSKNRKYQDVAKMLVASNIIIAFVTDSQELIGFTRILTDFVYRATIYDVIIKPTYRKLGLGAKLMDAAINHPQLREVEQIALYCLPEMMPFYQRWGFTTEVGELRLMYRYQ from the coding sequence ATGCACTACCAAATTGTTGACCATCTGACTGAAAATCAAATTTTAGAGTTAGCAGATTTATACAAAAACGAATTTTGGAGTAAAAATCGTAAATATCAAGATGTAGCCAAAATGTTGGTGGCATCAAATATTATTATTGCCTTTGTTACTGATAGCCAAGAATTGATTGGTTTTACCCGCATTCTGACAGATTTTGTCTATCGGGCAACTATTTACGATGTAATTATCAAACCTACCTATAGAAAACTAGGACTTGGCGCTAAGTTGATGGATGCAGCCATCAATCATCCCCAATTGCGAGAAGTTGAGCAAATAGCGCTTTACTGCTTACCAGAGATGATGCCCTTTTATCAACGTTGGGGTTTTACAACTGAAGTGGGCGAACTGCGGCTGATGTATCGTTACCAGTAG
- a CDS encoding ABC transporter ATP-binding protein — translation MLDEIQPQDSDLLISVDNVSKKFCRNLKQSLLYGVQDICTEIIGGNRRSDTLRPQEFWALKDVSFQLRRGEALGLVGANGAGKSTLLRIISGLINPDTGYVKVRGKLAPLIALGAGFNPILTGRENIYANMSILGLSTPEITARFQDVIDFAGIADAIDAPVQTYSSGMAARLGFACAVHIEPDILLIDEVLAVGDINFRVKCYQKLAQLRQAGTAFILVSHNPHVVLNVCENSLYLAQGKLIQAGETEAVIRQYEEDLSLAGADTVLGVMYLPEKPESESLGVDIISLCFKDEQGNILTAPLCGEPAYLCVECKAYREVEYANLGVLITALSGQNERVLYITSASDNEPLKILPGRIEIQMQMPYVCLLAGVYTAKIYIKEGVCSFDVVESFRFTVKASKITSRSLFYQPRKWQVLNK, via the coding sequence ATGCTTGATGAGATTCAGCCTCAAGATTCCGATTTGTTGATTTCTGTAGATAATGTTTCTAAAAAATTTTGTCGAAATCTCAAGCAGTCTTTGTTATATGGCGTGCAAGATATTTGTACAGAAATCATCGGCGGAAATCGGAGAAGTGATACTCTACGTCCTCAAGAATTTTGGGCGCTAAAAGATGTAAGTTTTCAACTACGCCGGGGAGAAGCTTTAGGATTGGTAGGCGCAAATGGAGCCGGAAAAAGTACATTATTACGCATTATTAGTGGCTTGATTAATCCTGATACTGGCTATGTCAAAGTTAGAGGAAAATTAGCACCGTTAATTGCTTTAGGTGCAGGATTTAATCCGATTCTCACAGGGCGAGAAAATATCTATGCTAATATGTCAATTTTGGGTTTATCAACACCAGAAATTACAGCGAGATTTCAAGATGTGATAGACTTTGCTGGAATTGCTGATGCGATTGATGCACCTGTACAAACCTATAGTTCCGGAATGGCTGCAAGGTTAGGTTTTGCTTGTGCTGTACATATAGAACCCGATATTTTATTAATTGATGAAGTTTTGGCGGTTGGGGATATCAATTTTCGGGTGAAATGTTACCAAAAACTAGCACAACTAAGGCAAGCAGGTACAGCTTTTATTTTAGTTTCCCATAATCCCCATGTGGTTTTAAATGTCTGTGAGAATTCTCTGTATCTTGCTCAAGGTAAATTAATTCAAGCTGGAGAGACTGAAGCAGTAATTCGGCAATACGAAGAGGATTTAAGTTTAGCTGGTGCAGACACAGTTTTAGGAGTCATGTATTTACCAGAAAAACCCGAAAGCGAAAGTTTAGGAGTAGATATTATTTCTCTTTGTTTTAAGGATGAACAGGGTAATATATTAACTGCTCCCCTTTGTGGAGAACCAGCCTATTTATGCGTAGAATGCAAAGCTTATAGAGAAGTTGAATATGCTAATTTAGGCGTATTAATTACAGCTTTATCTGGACAGAACGAGCGAGTTTTATATATAACTTCCGCCAGCGATAATGAACCTTTAAAAATATTACCAGGTAGAATAGAAATCCAAATGCAGATGCCTTATGTTTGCTTGTTAGCTGGTGTATATACAGCCAAAATCTACATTAAAGAAGGTGTCTGTTCTTTTGATGTTGTCGAATCATTCCGATTTACTGTCAAAGCCAGCAAAATTACCAGTCGTTCTTTATTTTATCAACCAAGAAAATGGCAAGTTTTGAATAAATAA
- a CDS encoding carbonic anhydrase produces the protein MMMKYHTIDELLSNNQSWVAEKLAGDANYFNKLSNGQKPPFLYLGCSDSRLPLTNFTRTEPGELFVHRNIANQVSLTDLNFLAVLEYAICHLQVEHIIVCGHYDCGGIKAALEGRTTGIIDNWVNPIRELYLQNQEEIDALPTREARLNFLAEINVLAQVKNLYHTPILRKALHDENAPKIHGWVLDIKTGLIKDLHVSTLQWQLTSSSLLSKMPLVTMSEIHPTDGVAGCCCEQASELGLSTVEN, from the coding sequence ATGATGATGAAATATCACACCATTGATGAACTGCTGAGTAATAATCAGTCTTGGGTTGCAGAAAAACTAGCTGGAGACGCAAATTACTTTAATAAGCTGTCAAATGGGCAAAAACCTCCTTTTCTGTACTTAGGTTGTTCTGACAGTCGTTTGCCCCTGACTAACTTTACCCGCACAGAACCGGGAGAGTTATTTGTCCATCGCAATATTGCTAATCAAGTTTCGCTCACAGATTTAAACTTCCTAGCGGTTTTAGAGTATGCAATTTGTCATCTTCAGGTGGAACACATCATTGTTTGTGGACACTACGATTGCGGTGGAATTAAAGCAGCGCTGGAGGGAAGAACCACCGGCATTATTGATAACTGGGTAAATCCTATTCGGGAACTTTACCTGCAAAATCAAGAAGAGATAGACGCTTTACCTACCAGAGAAGCACGCCTGAATTTTTTAGCAGAAATCAACGTGCTAGCGCAGGTAAAAAATCTCTACCACACTCCCATCTTGCGGAAAGCACTCCATGACGAAAACGCCCCAAAAATTCATGGTTGGGTACTAGACATCAAAACAGGGTTAATCAAAGACTTGCATGTCTCAACCTTACAATGGCAATTAACTTCATCTTCCTTGTTATCCAAAATGCCTTTAGTTACTATGTCTGAGATACATCCCACAGATGGGGTTGCGGGTTGTTGTTGCGAACAAGCCAGTGAGTTAGGTTTATCTACAGTTGAAAATTAG
- a CDS encoding sodium:solute symporter family transporter: MGINSLWYNFPLAVDNLTNLGHFNPLAIAFFILFVATSLGITYWAAKLTKSTVHFYTAGGNISGFQNGLALAGDFMSAASFLGIAGLVALNGFDGLIYSIGFLVGWPIVMFLIAEPLRNLGKYTFADVVAYRLQQKPVRIAAAIGTLAVISFYLIAQMVGAGELIKLLFGFEYELAVVIVGGVMMAYVIFGGMIATTWVQIIKAVLLLGGTILLAILVLAKFGFNPLNLFAAAADKYSGVLAPGKQVSDPWDAISLGMSLMFGTAGLPHILMRFYTVPDAKAARVSVTYATAFIGFFYLLTFILGFGAMVLVGQDAIKQIGTGGNMAAPMLAEFLGGDAFLGFIAAVSFATILAVVAGLTLSGAAALSHDLWVNVVRGGHANESEQLKVARGATMLLGALAILLGILFKGQNVAYMVGLAFAIAASANFPALLLSMLWRRFTTNGAVASMLVGTLSSLVLIYFSPTIQVTILKHATAPFPLKNPGLVTIPLAFIVGIVVSLLYSEQEAQERFAEVEKRIDLGSQS, translated from the coding sequence ATGGGCATCAATAGTTTGTGGTACAACTTCCCACTAGCTGTAGATAATCTTACCAATTTGGGGCATTTTAACCCGTTGGCGATCGCGTTTTTTATATTGTTTGTAGCCACTTCCCTCGGTATTACCTATTGGGCGGCCAAGTTGACTAAAAGCACCGTCCACTTCTACACAGCCGGAGGTAATATCAGCGGTTTCCAAAATGGGCTGGCTTTAGCTGGTGACTTTATGAGTGCAGCTAGCTTTTTAGGAATTGCTGGGTTAGTTGCCCTCAATGGTTTTGACGGTTTAATTTATTCCATCGGCTTTTTAGTAGGCTGGCCGATTGTCATGTTCCTCATAGCCGAACCCCTAAGAAATCTCGGTAAATATACTTTCGCTGATGTCGTCGCTTATCGCTTACAGCAAAAACCTGTACGGATTGCGGCAGCAATTGGTACCTTAGCAGTCATCAGTTTTTATTTAATTGCCCAGATGGTAGGTGCAGGGGAACTAATTAAACTACTATTTGGCTTTGAATATGAATTAGCCGTAGTCATCGTTGGTGGCGTAATGATGGCTTATGTCATATTTGGGGGGATGATTGCTACTACCTGGGTACAAATTATTAAAGCTGTTTTATTGTTAGGCGGAACGATATTGCTAGCGATTTTGGTACTAGCAAAATTTGGTTTTAATCCCCTCAATCTCTTCGCCGCCGCCGCTGATAAGTACTCTGGTGTATTAGCCCCAGGTAAGCAAGTTTCCGATCCTTGGGATGCGATTTCTTTGGGGATGTCGTTAATGTTTGGAACTGCGGGATTACCCCATATTCTCATGCGGTTCTATACAGTACCCGATGCTAAAGCAGCGCGGGTTTCTGTGACTTACGCCACGGCTTTTATTGGCTTTTTCTATCTCCTCACCTTTATTCTCGGCTTTGGGGCAATGGTACTAGTAGGTCAAGATGCCATCAAGCAAATTGGTACTGGTGGTAACATGGCTGCACCGATGTTAGCGGAATTTTTAGGAGGGGATGCCTTCTTAGGCTTTATTGCGGCTGTTTCCTTCGCCACAATTTTAGCAGTAGTTGCAGGTTTAACACTTTCTGGGGCAGCTGCATTGTCCCATGATTTGTGGGTGAATGTGGTGCGCGGTGGTCATGCCAACGAATCAGAACAGCTCAAAGTCGCTCGTGGAGCCACAATGCTGTTAGGTGCATTAGCCATATTGCTAGGTATTTTGTTCAAAGGACAAAACGTAGCTTACATGGTAGGTTTAGCATTTGCGATCGCAGCTAGTGCCAACTTCCCCGCTTTACTATTATCAATGCTGTGGCGACGCTTCACTACTAACGGAGCTGTAGCCAGTATGTTAGTAGGAACCCTCTCTTCTTTAGTGCTGATTTATTTCTCTCCCACTATCCAAGTCACAATCCTCAAGCACGCGACAGCACCTTTCCCGTTAAAAAATCCTGGCTTGGTGACTATTCCCCTGGCATTTATTGTGGGGATTGTCGTCTCCCTACTATATAGCGAACAAGAAGCACAAGAAAGATTCGCAGAAGTAGAAAAGCGCATCGACCTTGGTTCCCAAAGTTGA
- a CDS encoding DUF485 domain-containing protein, with amino-acid sequence MDDRKKALQSLANARWRVSLLLSGAMMVIYFGFILLIAFNKPLLGSLILPGLSLGILLGALVIVCAWILIFLYVRWANTKYDDRIANLTRK; translated from the coding sequence ATGGACGATCGCAAAAAAGCTCTCCAGTCTCTTGCTAATGCCCGTTGGCGAGTATCGCTGCTGCTGAGTGGAGCCATGATGGTGATTTATTTTGGCTTTATTCTGCTAATTGCCTTCAATAAACCATTATTAGGTTCATTAATCTTGCCAGGACTTAGTCTTGGCATTTTGCTAGGGGCATTAGTAATTGTCTGTGCATGGATATTGATTTTTCTTTATGTGCGCTGGGCAAATACTAAATACGATGATCGCATCGCTAATCTCACACGTAAATAA
- a CDS encoding glycosyltransferase family 2 protein, translating into MNLPDIPQVTIVVVPRERFSYTQESLTSVWEHTTYPFKLIYVDVNSPAHIRDYLAEQAAQKQFQLIRTEKYLSPNCARNLGLREVSSKYVVFLDNDVVVTPGWLEALIECAETTEATIVGPLTCQGTPVHEEVHCAGGETGVREETKGETTRRRIIEKIYLQGKRVVDVQPQLKREETGLAEFHCVLIRTEIFQQIGFLDEELLSTKEHVDLCMLVNAAGGTIYLEPESIVTYVPGPPLEWTDLHYYMLRWSDRWEFSSLKHLLQKWNLSEDEYFQNRYKRLGSRRHMTIVHPFARKFPVGNFGFRVVSKILRLLDRVLNRWITTW; encoded by the coding sequence ATGAATTTACCAGATATACCCCAAGTAACTATTGTTGTGGTTCCGCGAGAACGTTTTAGCTACACTCAGGAATCTTTAACCAGCGTCTGGGAGCATACGACTTATCCATTTAAATTAATTTACGTAGATGTCAATTCACCTGCTCATATTAGAGATTATCTTGCAGAGCAAGCAGCGCAAAAACAATTTCAACTGATTCGCACCGAAAAATATTTATCTCCTAACTGCGCCAGAAATCTTGGTTTGCGAGAAGTTAGCAGTAAGTATGTGGTTTTTCTCGATAACGATGTAGTTGTTACTCCTGGTTGGCTAGAAGCATTGATAGAATGTGCCGAAACGACAGAAGCAACTATAGTCGGCCCCCTTACCTGTCAGGGTACACCAGTACATGAAGAAGTACATTGTGCAGGTGGGGAAACTGGGGTGAGGGAAGAAACTAAAGGTGAAACCACAAGACGGCGGATTATTGAAAAGATTTATCTTCAAGGTAAGCGAGTAGTAGATGTGCAACCCCAGCTAAAACGAGAGGAAACTGGGTTAGCAGAGTTCCACTGTGTGCTGATCCGCACAGAAATATTCCAACAAATTGGTTTTTTGGATGAAGAGTTACTTTCTACCAAAGAACATGTTGATTTATGTATGTTAGTAAATGCAGCTGGCGGCACAATTTACCTCGAACCTGAATCCATCGTGACTTACGTTCCAGGGCCGCCATTAGAGTGGACAGATCTACATTACTATATGTTGCGGTGGAGCGATCGCTGGGAATTCTCTAGCCTGAAACACTTACTACAAAAATGGAACCTCAGCGAAGACGAATATTTTCAGAACAGGTATAAACGCTTGGGATCAAGACGGCATATGACAATTGTCCACCCCTTTGCGCGCAAATTTCCCGTCGGGAACTTTGGCTTTCGGGTAGTGAGTAAAATCCTGCGTCTGCTGGATCGGGTATTAAACCGTTGGATTACAACATGGTAA